Proteins found in one Eretmochelys imbricata isolate rEreImb1 chromosome 9, rEreImb1.hap1, whole genome shotgun sequence genomic segment:
- the B3GNT7 gene encoding UDP-GlcNAc:betaGal beta-1,3-N-acetylglucosaminyltransferase 7 yields MFAFAVSSNLPTHSSNQFCSAEFWGKKTIYKSVCLSFVLVIMVTVLQRGMTPSHFMPGQQQKELHQEPVKAQKRDDIFSKTGHFWKSKMEKTHLEVEGVTENQVKSWDVTTINCTANQNMSKMDWFKGLEPNFQQFLLYRHCRYFPMLINHPEKCRGDIYLLIVVKSIITQHDRREAIRRTWGQEKEVDGKKIKTLFLLGTASKEEERANYQKLLDYENHIYGDILQWDFLDSFFNLTLKEVHFLKWLNIYCDSIRYIFKGDDDVFVSPSNILEFLENKKEGDLFVGDVLYKARPIRKKENKYYIPSALYNKNNYPPYAGGGGFLMDGPLAIKLHKASETLELYPIDDVFLGMCLEVLKVEPVRHEGFKTFGIVKNKNSKMNKEPCFYRDMMVVHKLLPLELLQMWSLVHSNLTCSRKLNVL; encoded by the exons ATGTTCGCCTTTGCCGTCAGCAGTAACCTGCCTACTCACAGCTCAAACCAATTCTGCTCAGCTGAGTTCTGGGG GAAGAAGACGATCTACAAAAGTGTCTGCCTGTCCTTTGTGCTGGTGATCATGGTGACAGTGCTGCAGAGGGGGATGACTCCTAGCCATTTCATGCCGGGCCAGCAGCAGAAAGAATTGCACCAAGAGCCTGTGAAAGCTCAGAAGAGAGATGACATCTTCTCCAAGACCGGCCACTTCTGGAAGAGCAAGATGGAGAAGACCCACCTGGAGGTGGAGGGAGTCACTGAGAACCAGGTGAAATCTTGGGATGTCACCACTATCAATTGCACGGCCAACCAGAACATGAGCAAGATGGACTGGTTCAAGGGGCTGGAGCCCAACTTTCAGCAGTTCCTGCTTTACCGGCATTGTAGGTACTTTCCCATGCTGATCAACCACCCAGAGAAGTGCAGGGGTGACATTTACCTGCTGATTGTGGTCAAGTCCATCATCACGCAGCACGACCGGCGGGAGGCCATTCGAAGGACCTGGGGCCAGGAGAAGGAGGTGGATGGGAAAAAGATCAAGACTCTCTTTCTACTGGGCACGGCCTCCAAAGAAGAAGAGAGGGCCAACTACCAGAAGCTGCTGGATTATGAGAACCACATCTATGGGGATATCCTACAATGGGATTTCCTGGACAGTTTCTTCAACCTCACCCTCAAGGAGGTCCATTTCTTAAAGTGGCTCAACATCTACTGTGACAGCATTCGCTATATCTTCAAGGGGGATGACGACGTCTTCGTCAGCCCGAGCAACATTCTGGAGTTCCTGGAGAACAAGAAGGAAGGAGACCTCTTTGTGGGAGACGTCCTGTACAAGGCCAGGCCAATCCGGAAGAAAGAGAACAAGTACTACATCCCCAGCGCCCTCTACAACAAGAACAACTACCCACCCTatgcgggtggtggtggtttcctCATGGACGGGCCCTTGGCCATAAAGCTCCACAAGGCCTCAGAGACCTTGGAGCTGTACCCCATTGATGACGTCTTCCTGGGGATGTGCCTGGAGGTCCTCAAGGTGGAGCCAGTCAGACACGAGGGCTTCAAGACCTTCGGCATTGTGAAGAACAAGAACAGCAAGATGAACAAGGAGCCGTGTTTCTACCGGGACATGATGGTGGTTCACAAACTGTTgcccctggagctgctccagaTGTGGAGCCTGGTCCACAGTAACTTAACCTGCTCCAGAAAGCTCAACGTCCTTTAG